In Streptomyces sp. DG2A-72, one genomic interval encodes:
- a CDS encoding HMG-box domain-containing protein, which yields MAPLLGEHRAAVDEALTAALKAGNDGAKALAELNGDILTDPFSHDAAAESAQDVKNAMKALGEQPPQIPEDDPKAAAEWWKALSPEERQTYTTLYPKEIGATDGLPTDVRDDANRTALAQELNLLQEGNYDEGFPGESDETVNRRLNNLQLLNDKIEARDGAPKGKELYLLGYDSKDDGRAVIANELGTGRVPAHRCRPGRATRLSRSLRRHSANDEGPCRQGGQGGRDRGRFAHRLGDRARPDGDRRQLEARARRSARPRPSRRGQPQVVGGRS from the coding sequence GTGGCCCCCCTACTCGGGGAGCACCGTGCGGCTGTCGACGAGGCCCTGACCGCCGCTCTGAAAGCTGGCAACGACGGCGCGAAGGCCCTTGCGGAACTGAACGGCGACATCCTCACCGACCCGTTCAGCCATGACGCGGCAGCGGAATCCGCCCAGGACGTCAAGAACGCGATGAAGGCCCTGGGTGAGCAGCCCCCGCAGATCCCTGAGGACGATCCCAAAGCCGCTGCCGAGTGGTGGAAGGCCCTCAGTCCCGAGGAGCGTCAGACCTACACCACGCTCTATCCCAAGGAGATCGGCGCGACCGACGGTCTGCCGACGGACGTACGCGACGACGCCAATCGGACGGCCCTCGCCCAGGAGCTCAATCTGCTCCAGGAGGGCAACTACGACGAAGGGTTCCCAGGCGAGAGCGATGAGACGGTCAACAGGCGCCTGAACAACCTCCAGCTGCTCAACGACAAGATCGAGGCCCGGGACGGCGCGCCGAAGGGCAAGGAGTTGTACCTCCTCGGCTACGACTCCAAGGACGACGGCCGGGCCGTCATCGCCAACGAATTAGGAACCGGACGTGTCCCAGCGCACCGATGTCGCCCCGGCCGAGCTACGCGCCTCAGCCGGAGCCTGCGACGACATAGCGCGAACGATGAAGGGCCCTGCCGACAAGGCGGTCAAGGAGGCCGGGACCGCGGGCGGTTCGCTCACCGGTTGGGCGATCGGGCCCGCCCTGACGGAGATCGCCGCCAGCTGGAAGCCCGCGCTCGACGGTCTGCACGCCCGCGTCCAAGTCGGCGGGGCCAACCTCAGGTCGTCGGCGGACGGTCATGA
- a CDS encoding ATP-binding protein, which yields MTDDATDGYAPHPYIGGRTAVLRALAAWRMKWPGTPRVLVLTGNPGCGRSHLITGFLMLCDPEYRKRLPLDDLDPSTVPSELPAPAVPGAAGMTAAQVAWLLADHFGLEADDVTDVFTELATLAAPVTVVVPDVDRAGPVRTAGEPARLTREVLKPLAAIETVHLLTEMPRELAEEFAAGLPVGTVQVIDLDAPQWADPQGLVLQAEALLNPQLGAPDLPFTTDAPTRGSLAEAIGRRAGTSPLTVELAVQSILTSPDTFTPHDEAPLPSSIGQALDLHARRLQADPQTLRHLLAPLALAEGDGLPVELWPRLVNTLAGKDMSGVIAGGSALTEPFVRSLERDGDDGPHTLLQLLHPAIADEIRAGLPNIRTAQTQLAMALLEAVPEQDWSKADAYVRDHIAGHTLEAGLLPQLLTDPGLFVHADPVPLRAAIEAVPTGELGAPARTYLRTAPLLTRTQAPAVQRAALLETAFVEDGLPEYADAIHRLGLNLPWQTLWSRPVPGISAVSVGSLPRREGPAIPVAVLDVPAGTPGEGSRSAVLVLGLVQPDHLGDTDTEQILRLSEEERAATPLELTRGTDHLRVWDRASGEIVATLLSDTPVTAADLSPDGILLVATERGAKALRILP from the coding sequence ATGACCGACGACGCAACCGACGGCTACGCACCGCACCCCTACATAGGCGGCCGCACCGCAGTGCTACGAGCCCTCGCCGCCTGGCGGATGAAGTGGCCCGGTACCCCGCGCGTCCTGGTCCTGACGGGAAACCCTGGCTGTGGTCGATCGCATCTGATCACCGGGTTCCTGATGCTCTGCGACCCGGAGTACCGCAAGCGGCTGCCGTTGGACGACCTAGACCCGTCGACCGTACCGTCCGAACTGCCCGCCCCCGCCGTGCCGGGCGCGGCCGGGATGACCGCGGCCCAGGTCGCTTGGCTCCTCGCTGATCATTTCGGCCTGGAGGCCGACGACGTAACGGACGTCTTCACCGAGCTGGCCACCCTCGCGGCCCCGGTGACCGTGGTCGTGCCGGACGTCGATCGGGCCGGACCGGTACGTACGGCAGGAGAACCGGCCCGGCTAACGCGCGAGGTACTCAAGCCTCTCGCCGCCATCGAGACGGTCCACCTGCTGACTGAGATGCCTCGCGAGCTCGCGGAGGAGTTCGCAGCGGGCCTGCCTGTCGGCACCGTACAAGTCATCGACCTCGATGCACCGCAGTGGGCAGACCCGCAGGGCCTGGTACTGCAGGCCGAGGCACTGCTCAACCCCCAACTCGGTGCGCCGGACCTACCGTTCACCACCGACGCCCCGACGCGAGGCTCCCTCGCCGAGGCGATCGGCCGCCGGGCCGGGACCAGTCCGCTCACCGTGGAACTGGCCGTGCAGAGCATCCTGACGAGCCCGGACACCTTCACCCCGCACGACGAGGCCCCGCTCCCCTCGTCCATCGGCCAGGCACTCGACCTGCACGCCCGCCGCCTCCAAGCCGACCCACAGACGCTACGTCACCTCCTGGCACCCTTGGCCCTCGCGGAGGGCGACGGTCTGCCCGTCGAGCTCTGGCCGCGGCTCGTCAACACCCTTGCGGGCAAGGACATGAGTGGAGTCATCGCGGGTGGCAGCGCGTTGACTGAACCGTTCGTCCGGTCACTTGAGCGCGACGGGGACGACGGCCCGCATACGCTGCTCCAGCTGCTGCACCCGGCCATCGCTGACGAGATCCGCGCCGGCCTGCCCAACATCCGCACCGCTCAGACCCAGCTCGCGATGGCCCTGCTGGAGGCCGTGCCCGAGCAGGACTGGAGCAAGGCCGACGCCTACGTACGTGACCACATCGCGGGCCACACCCTGGAAGCAGGCCTGCTGCCCCAACTCCTCACGGACCCGGGGCTGTTCGTACACGCCGACCCGGTGCCGCTGCGCGCCGCCATCGAAGCCGTGCCGACTGGGGAACTCGGCGCCCCGGCCCGTACGTACCTCCGTACGGCCCCCCTGCTGACCCGCACCCAGGCACCCGCCGTGCAGCGCGCCGCCCTGTTGGAGACCGCGTTCGTCGAGGACGGCCTGCCCGAGTACGCCGACGCCATACACCGCCTCGGCCTCAACCTCCCCTGGCAGACCCTGTGGAGCCGGCCCGTCCCCGGCATCAGCGCCGTGAGCGTCGGCAGCCTGCCTCGCCGCGAGGGACCGGCCATTCCCGTCGCCGTCCTAGACGTACCCGCGGGCACGCCCGGCGAGGGGTCCCGTTCCGCGGTGCTCGTCCTGGGTCTCGTACAGCCTGATCACCTCGGCGACACCGACACCGAACAGATCCTGCGCCTGTCCGAGGAGGAGCGGGCCGCCACCCCGTTGGAACTGACCCGCGGCACCGACCACCTACGAGTCTGGGACCGGGCGAGCGGGGAGATCGTGGCCACGCTGCTGTCCGACACACCCGTCACCGCCGCAGACCTCTCCCCCGACGGCATCCTCCTCGTGGCCACCGAACGCGGGGCGAAGGCCCTCCGCATCCTGCCGTAG
- a CDS encoding WXG100 family type VII secretion target has protein sequence MRQGDAGAMGAGFKVDISELDTLVRELHRSQDEMRSALNALRDTGPKTTGSKELDNACDEFHDSWDDAITKIAEGTQAIEDGLKKTRDTYRDVETALRDGFAGKGGAQ, from the coding sequence GTGAGACAGGGGGATGCCGGCGCCATGGGAGCGGGCTTCAAGGTAGACATATCCGAGCTGGACACGTTGGTCAGGGAACTTCACCGGAGCCAGGACGAGATGCGTTCGGCGCTGAACGCACTGCGTGACACCGGCCCGAAGACCACAGGGAGCAAAGAACTCGACAACGCCTGCGACGAGTTCCACGACAGCTGGGACGACGCGATCACGAAGATCGCCGAGGGCACGCAGGCCATCGAGGACGGGCTGAAGAAGACCCGCGACACCTACCGGGATGTCGAGACGGCCCTGCGTGACGGTTTCGCCGGCAAGGGCGGCGCCCAGTGA
- a CDS encoding ribosomal protein L7/L12 codes for MDMTVLLCVFLALLALWGTVEARVRRIDRRTAHLERKVDLLLEQLGVQDAGPAELSEVGVLVRQGKKIQAIKRYREITGADLIEAKAAVERM; via the coding sequence ATGGACATGACCGTGCTTTTGTGCGTCTTCCTTGCCCTCCTCGCGCTGTGGGGCACCGTAGAGGCCAGAGTCCGTCGCATCGACCGGAGAACTGCCCACCTGGAGCGGAAGGTTGATCTCCTCCTTGAGCAGTTGGGCGTCCAGGATGCCGGACCGGCGGAACTGAGTGAGGTCGGTGTTCTCGTGAGGCAGGGAAAGAAGATCCAGGCGATCAAGCGCTACCGTGAGATCACGGGGGCCGATCTGATCGAGGCCAAGGCCGCGGTTGAGCGTATGTAG
- a CDS encoding PspA/IM30 family protein encodes MAQNPYVHLGWNPVPGEPGEVEKLRTQLVNSASALQTAYQKIDKLLGESSFWEGDAAVGFREALDGDLPKYMKDAHKSLTLAAGHLGAWHGGLSSRRELAQKYDVEAADHQGDLKTANSQHETAKQNPDLKLAGQTFQEGPELESAQARLNAAQARLNDAVTAVNNAQGALDGVMRKARELEGTHEAEARDLAKKLKDSTKDLAPEEPGWLSKALSWIGDNLTNILSVLAAVAGLLALICTGPVGIAFLLAAGALSLATMASRLSNPQVRASLADGFTKGEFDSDFWENSVGLVGDALGAVPAVGAVTRGLNGAIQSTRFASESVSVGQFLGRFGDDTVTAAGRLLPTATDAGPIGNLIVRGVGGGEGLTKALAYASPVAGVGTAGFGLAADQIDALKPGKDGATGIDGGRAGLFDAPGAIGPIQATLRAVLR; translated from the coding sequence GTGGCACAGAATCCGTATGTGCACCTCGGGTGGAACCCCGTGCCGGGAGAGCCTGGCGAGGTCGAGAAGCTCCGTACGCAGCTCGTCAATTCGGCGAGCGCGCTGCAGACGGCGTACCAGAAGATCGACAAGCTGCTCGGTGAGTCCAGCTTCTGGGAGGGCGACGCTGCCGTCGGCTTCCGCGAGGCTCTCGACGGTGACCTGCCGAAGTACATGAAGGACGCGCACAAGTCGCTGACCCTGGCCGCCGGTCACCTCGGGGCCTGGCACGGTGGGCTGAGCAGCCGCAGGGAGCTGGCGCAGAAGTACGACGTCGAGGCGGCCGACCACCAGGGCGACCTGAAGACCGCCAACTCCCAGCACGAGACGGCCAAGCAGAACCCCGACCTGAAGCTCGCGGGGCAGACCTTCCAGGAGGGCCCCGAGCTGGAGTCCGCCCAGGCCCGGCTGAATGCCGCCCAGGCCCGGCTCAACGACGCCGTCACCGCCGTCAACAACGCGCAGGGCGCCCTGGACGGGGTGATGCGCAAGGCGCGCGAGCTGGAGGGGACGCACGAGGCGGAGGCGCGGGACCTCGCGAAGAAGCTGAAGGACTCCACGAAGGATCTGGCGCCCGAGGAGCCGGGGTGGCTGAGCAAGGCGCTCAGCTGGATCGGGGACAACCTCACGAACATTCTGAGTGTGCTGGCGGCGGTGGCGGGGTTGTTGGCGCTGATCTGCACCGGCCCGGTCGGGATCGCGTTCCTGCTTGCCGCGGGTGCGCTCAGCCTGGCCACGATGGCGTCCCGGCTGTCCAACCCGCAGGTGCGCGCCTCGCTCGCGGACGGCTTCACCAAGGGCGAGTTCGACTCCGATTTCTGGGAGAACTCCGTTGGGCTCGTCGGCGACGCGCTGGGTGCGGTGCCGGCTGTGGGAGCCGTGACGCGTGGCCTCAACGGTGCGATTCAGTCGACCCGTTTCGCGAGCGAGTCGGTGAGCGTGGGCCAGTTCCTCGGCCGGTTCGGCGATGACACGGTCACGGCCGCCGGCCGCCTGCTGCCCACCGCGACCGACGCCGGGCCCATCGGAAATCTGATCGTCCGCGGGGTGGGCGGCGGCGAAGGCCTCACCAAGGCGCTGGCCTACGCCTCACCGGTCGCCGGTGTGGGCACGGCCGGGTTCGGGCTCGCCGCCGACCAGATCGACGCGCTCAAGCCCGGCAAGGACGGGGCCACCGGCATCGACGGCGGTCGCGCGGGCCTCTTCGACGCACCCGGCGCGATCGGCCCGATCCAGGCCACGCTGCGGGCGGTGCTGCGATGA
- a CDS encoding immunity 49 family protein: MLKIPRHDTRTTSHADVQLEILNSDLWQLVGFLKKTPEWFSNALATAVSILDVRCDVDPQADKVETWEACVTAMQIGSALFESAQATTDTIECRIDHKMCTIRAGALPRAHAGNWLTAFWLACICREKKRMTKLCQFPVARMREAEGELDAYIYTWVEALQAYWLKRPEFGDKLVAAVEGTDPEVLRHAPRDSVLQIMYPPMNLLTQLARGDQDKFNTELAKALEWHKEYWTRDEDRALDPEGAIALGPLAMSCLAVEAGFTLTVESEYLPKFLLDGGWVNEFPT, from the coding sequence ATGCTCAAGATCCCGAGGCATGACACACGCACGACGAGTCACGCAGACGTTCAGCTGGAAATCCTGAACAGCGATTTGTGGCAGTTGGTCGGGTTCCTGAAGAAAACGCCCGAGTGGTTTTCCAACGCGCTTGCCACGGCGGTCTCGATCCTCGACGTGCGCTGTGATGTGGATCCACAAGCTGACAAGGTCGAAACCTGGGAAGCCTGCGTCACCGCCATGCAGATCGGCTCCGCCCTCTTCGAGTCGGCCCAGGCCACAACCGACACCATCGAATGCCGCATCGACCACAAGATGTGCACCATCCGCGCCGGCGCCCTCCCTCGCGCCCACGCCGGCAATTGGCTCACCGCCTTCTGGCTGGCCTGCATCTGCCGCGAGAAGAAGCGGATGACGAAGTTGTGCCAGTTCCCTGTCGCGCGGATGCGAGAAGCCGAAGGGGAACTGGATGCATACATCTACACCTGGGTGGAGGCGCTGCAGGCTTACTGGCTCAAGCGCCCGGAGTTCGGCGACAAGCTGGTGGCAGCGGTAGAGGGGACCGACCCCGAGGTCCTGCGCCATGCGCCGCGCGACAGCGTCCTCCAGATCATGTATCCCCCCATGAACCTCCTGACCCAGCTGGCACGCGGCGACCAGGACAAATTCAACACCGAACTGGCCAAGGCTCTGGAGTGGCACAAGGAGTACTGGACCCGAGACGAGGACCGCGCTCTGGACCCGGAGGGCGCCATCGCCCTGGGCCCGTTGGCCATGTCCTGCCTGGCGGTCGAGGCCGGATTCACCCTCACCGTCGAGTCCGAATATCTACCCAAGTTCCTGCTCGACGGCGGCTGGGTCAACGAATTCCCCACCTAG
- a CDS encoding toxin glutamine deamidase domain-containing protein yields MMLPDELEWVLQMLGFNWPTADEDKLRDSAALWRKFGDDVTGLHTSANSSARMVTAHNAGESIDKFSKTYKKFDGGDGSDGYLANAAQAAHIIANVMEACAYLVEFAKWAVIAQLIALAIQIAAAAAAAPFTFGLSSVAGMGATQAARLIVRRLLDELKQALLEAIVEAMKEPAISAIEAIISDLIRQTVNVGFGAQQGYDLAHTMKTGGTAGLEALKQSPQTLAEGVRDSLGKRAGDRVHHAVDSRIDGYGGPSGAPGSNGDGGDGGSGGRGGDGSGDSGFGNSGSGSSDSGSSNSSSDSGSSGSDSSGSTRTSTGSGPGVNIGGANIGGGISADAGGAGIGGPDVGSGPDSGSGSGSNAGSGSGQGPSSSDSPYSRPAPSLSGPSLSDFDDPSPGGASPSGQSTNSSPGTNGGPSVSGLSSPTPQSAPTPASTGGPSSSSGGGAIGTQIDSLATSVPTQSNAAPTPTTGDPSPAGSGGRTDGGSAVPTSPVAPSTAGGTAGSHHAGSTSGSTPSATSPTPNSGAARNPSASTPGTPSPTGTGPASTPNPTSPTTPRSTPTPTPDGRIPGTADGRNPGTADGRSPGTPDGRTPGQRTPGTPAGDGTPPRSGPGTTPGDRTPPRDSPGTTPGDRTPARNSPDPTGGTRTPAPGQNPSTTSTAGPNQTPAQSTPPRTASPSTSSTSTTTPSTPSGDTPGSSARPSPATSTSTPGTTGTPSTSSTPSTPGNQHQPGHGAAPTRPPQQPAGSPPPNAPNTPQQPAAQPQNTPPNPQHHQQQQVTAVPIHTVITTPSSSTPPSHATPATPQPPGSPQADPGTVKDQQHAQQDSLDDIRADLDHYPGGLSEPDPDDQQALADTVPHNEDGTPERFPDPFGPWTQLQNDGGNEVPGRSNNCADCSRSFLETWYGNPQVSAPRTLDTDEHGNPDPWSPEDNANDNQIRWTGAAHTYAGPGNDPDTANNIASVLQQAGPGSAAIVQVDWPGGGGHAFNAVNHNGNIIWIDTQSGEVSHDPLHLDNAAHVWHIPLDADRNPIDLTQPDAEDSESQSDESQNQQDDASQPEKSETSETSETSVNNGQPENDVSGDTAKQGDDTEAGATSRTQADPATPDVSNDAASAQPPTADPNTSPDPTKTTQDPTNDEPANENGRPGSESSKPTEPDSTPDGRKPSQDSPEGRQPSTHTTPDNTDNGTPPTPTATGTPSDPTTSRDAPQQTTTPSDPRTSIPHQQTTDPRTADPRTTDPRTSDPRTSDPHRDTPTQPKPETNGRPHGQDPNTPPRPDQTHPDHVDDPRSDTPDQHRSETPTPDPTRPDDLNQSPSDDRSDRSDRPSDMTKDSAVPTRESLPDGKNADAAGYVKDSVNGKKPLYGDIAAENPTQTSRPAHPERPSGPEDPAGGSPNATDPESRRQRDLAMLARANSKDPKDRDWFEKHYWPKSGYRRSRTAPAEDGRPVPQLHPTGDPNAPWMLANDTPDAEPEEYITEGSRSGERNTEISDENLKRLDEAAKARQQAIDADRQPHRDRKAAKDTYEANKTSENKQKFEEADAKHSPLHGKMTRASEDYGEAVAEFHAMPRHFPDHTRIDDRATGNNRFDQIWVDPNTDPPEFVVVEAKGSAQADLGDRRGIPPVGVAGETDTPQNVGQDQSGRNADGDQTAQDDPRPGAAKVRQGTRAYFETILHEMRSRSMRVLNDPKATAAQMQAAADEARLAQQLRTALEAGRVTYVLVKGHSDGERHNGYEMHQFDIRTQEEKDADNAQDPEA; encoded by the coding sequence ATGATGCTGCCGGACGAGCTCGAATGGGTTCTCCAGATGCTCGGCTTCAACTGGCCGACGGCTGACGAGGACAAGCTCAGGGACTCGGCCGCACTGTGGCGGAAGTTCGGCGACGACGTCACCGGACTGCACACCTCGGCGAACAGCAGCGCCCGCATGGTGACCGCCCACAACGCCGGCGAATCGATCGACAAGTTCTCCAAGACCTACAAGAAGTTCGACGGCGGAGACGGCTCCGACGGCTACCTCGCGAACGCCGCGCAGGCCGCCCACATCATCGCGAACGTGATGGAGGCCTGCGCCTACCTGGTCGAGTTCGCCAAATGGGCGGTGATCGCCCAGCTGATCGCCCTCGCCATCCAGATCGCCGCCGCCGCGGCCGCCGCACCCTTCACCTTCGGTCTGTCCTCGGTAGCGGGAATGGGCGCCACCCAGGCCGCCCGCCTGATCGTCCGGCGCCTCCTCGACGAGCTGAAACAGGCGTTGCTCGAGGCGATCGTGGAGGCGATGAAGGAGCCGGCGATCTCGGCGATCGAGGCGATCATCTCCGACCTCATCCGCCAGACGGTGAACGTCGGCTTCGGCGCCCAGCAGGGCTACGACCTCGCCCACACCATGAAGACCGGCGGCACGGCAGGCCTGGAGGCCCTCAAGCAGTCCCCGCAGACGCTGGCCGAGGGGGTGCGCGACAGCCTGGGGAAGAGGGCGGGGGATCGCGTGCATCACGCGGTGGACAGCCGTATTGACGGGTATGGCGGGCCGTCGGGGGCTCCGGGGAGCAACGGCGACGGCGGGGACGGGGGTAGCGGGGGCCGTGGCGGCGACGGCAGCGGCGACTCCGGCTTTGGGAACTCCGGCTCGGGGAGTTCCGATTCGGGGAGTTCCAACTCCTCCTCGGACTCCGGCTCGTCGGGGTCGGACTCGTCCGGTTCTACGCGTACGAGCACTGGCAGCGGTCCGGGTGTGAACATCGGTGGGGCGAACATCGGCGGTGGGATATCCGCGGATGCCGGCGGGGCGGGCATCGGTGGACCGGATGTGGGGTCCGGCCCTGATTCCGGGTCGGGCTCGGGCTCCAACGCCGGTTCCGGTTCCGGGCAGGGTCCGTCCTCTTCGGACTCGCCGTATTCGAGGCCGGCGCCGTCACTGTCAGGGCCGTCCCTGTCGGACTTCGACGACCCGTCGCCCGGCGGAGCCTCGCCGAGCGGTCAGAGCACCAACAGCTCGCCCGGTACCAACGGCGGCCCCTCCGTCTCCGGCCTCTCCTCACCGACCCCGCAGTCCGCACCCACCCCCGCATCGACCGGCGGCCCGTCGTCCTCGTCGGGGGGTGGCGCGATCGGCACCCAGATCGACAGTCTGGCTACCAGCGTCCCCACCCAGTCCAACGCGGCGCCCACGCCGACGACGGGTGACCCATCGCCCGCAGGGTCGGGGGGTCGTACGGATGGCGGCTCGGCCGTTCCGACGTCGCCGGTGGCGCCATCCACCGCGGGCGGTACGGCCGGCTCCCACCACGCCGGGAGTACGTCCGGCAGCACGCCCTCCGCGACCAGCCCGACCCCCAACTCGGGTGCGGCGAGGAACCCTTCCGCCAGTACGCCGGGTACGCCCTCCCCCACAGGAACCGGACCTGCGTCCACGCCGAACCCCACGTCTCCTACGACGCCCCGGAGTACGCCCACGCCGACGCCGGACGGTCGCATTCCTGGTACGGCGGACGGTCGCAATCCCGGTACGGCGGACGGTCGTAGCCCTGGCACGCCGGATGGTCGAACGCCGGGCCAGCGCACGCCCGGGACGCCTGCGGGCGACGGCACGCCGCCGCGGAGCGGTCCTGGTACGACGCCGGGGGACCGTACTCCGCCACGCGACTCGCCCGGTACGACGCCGGGGGACCGTACGCCTGCCCGAAACAGTCCGGACCCGACCGGCGGCACCCGTACTCCCGCACCGGGGCAGAACCCGAGCACGACGAGTACTGCCGGCCCGAACCAGACCCCGGCCCAGTCGACTCCGCCCAGGACCGCATCGCCGTCCACGAGCAGCACATCGACTACGACGCCCTCGACACCGAGTGGCGACACCCCGGGTTCTTCAGCACGGCCCAGCCCCGCCACCAGCACGAGCACCCCTGGCACGACTGGTACACCCAGCACATCCAGCACACCCAGCACGCCCGGCAACCAGCACCAGCCGGGCCATGGCGCCGCTCCCACCAGGCCTCCCCAGCAGCCCGCGGGCAGCCCGCCGCCCAACGCTCCGAACACCCCTCAGCAGCCAGCCGCGCAGCCTCAGAACACGCCGCCCAACCCGCAGCATCACCAGCAACAGCAGGTGACGGCGGTCCCGATCCACACCGTCATCACCACTCCAAGTTCCTCGACGCCGCCGTCACACGCGACCCCGGCCACGCCGCAGCCGCCCGGCTCGCCGCAGGCCGACCCCGGGACCGTCAAGGATCAGCAACACGCCCAGCAGGACAGCCTGGACGACATCCGCGCCGACCTGGACCACTACCCGGGAGGCCTGTCCGAGCCCGACCCCGACGACCAGCAGGCGCTGGCCGACACGGTCCCGCACAACGAGGACGGCACCCCGGAACGGTTCCCCGACCCCTTCGGCCCCTGGACCCAGCTCCAGAACGACGGCGGCAACGAAGTCCCCGGCCGCAGCAACAACTGCGCCGACTGCTCCCGCTCCTTCCTGGAGACCTGGTACGGCAACCCCCAGGTCTCAGCTCCCCGCACCCTCGACACCGACGAACACGGCAACCCCGACCCCTGGTCCCCCGAGGACAACGCGAACGACAACCAGATCCGCTGGACGGGCGCCGCACACACATACGCCGGCCCCGGCAACGACCCAGACACCGCCAACAACATCGCCTCGGTCCTCCAGCAAGCCGGCCCCGGCTCAGCGGCCATCGTCCAGGTCGACTGGCCCGGCGGAGGCGGCCACGCCTTCAACGCCGTCAACCACAACGGCAACATCATCTGGATCGACACCCAGAGCGGAGAGGTCAGCCACGACCCCCTCCACCTCGACAACGCCGCACACGTCTGGCACATCCCGCTGGACGCCGACCGCAACCCGATCGACCTCACGCAGCCCGACGCGGAGGACTCCGAGAGCCAGAGCGACGAGTCGCAGAACCAGCAGGACGACGCGTCCCAGCCGGAGAAGTCCGAGACCTCGGAGACCTCCGAGACCTCCGTGAACAACGGGCAGCCGGAGAACGACGTCTCGGGCGACACCGCGAAGCAGGGCGACGACACCGAAGCGGGAGCCACCTCCCGTACTCAGGCGGACCCGGCGACCCCGGACGTATCGAACGACGCGGCCTCCGCGCAGCCGCCGACGGCCGACCCGAACACGTCGCCGGACCCGACGAAAACCACGCAGGACCCGACGAACGACGAGCCTGCAAACGAGAACGGTCGGCCCGGGAGCGAGAGCAGCAAGCCGACCGAACCGGACAGCACGCCTGATGGCCGGAAGCCGTCCCAGGACAGCCCGGAGGGCCGGCAGCCCTCCACCCACACAACCCCCGACAACACCGACAACGGCACGCCCCCCACCCCGACTGCGACGGGCACCCCGAGCGACCCCACGACCAGCCGGGACGCGCCTCAGCAGACCACCACGCCCTCAGACCCGCGTACGTCCATCCCGCACCAGCAGACCACCGACCCGCGCACCGCGGATCCCCGCACCACTGATCCGCGCACGTCCGACCCCCGCACATCGGATCCCCATCGGGACACACCGACGCAACCGAAGCCGGAGACCAACGGGCGCCCGCACGGCCAAGACCCGAACACCCCCCCACGACCGGACCAGACGCACCCCGATCATGTCGATGATCCGCGGTCGGACACACCCGACCAGCACAGGTCCGAGACCCCGACCCCGGACCCGACACGCCCCGACGACCTGAATCAGTCGCCGTCCGACGACCGCAGTGACCGCAGCGACCGCCCGAGCGACATGACCAAGGACTCCGCGGTCCCCACACGCGAGAGCCTGCCGGACGGCAAGAACGCCGATGCGGCCGGCTACGTGAAGGACTCCGTCAACGGGAAGAAGCCGCTGTACGGCGACATCGCGGCCGAGAATCCGACGCAGACGTCCCGGCCGGCGCATCCCGAGCGGCCCTCCGGTCCGGAAGATCCGGCAGGCGGTTCCCCCAACGCCACCGACCCCGAAAGCCGTCGGCAGCGTGATCTGGCGATGCTTGCGCGCGCCAACTCGAAGGACCCGAAGGACAGGGACTGGTTCGAGAAGCACTACTGGCCGAAGAGCGGCTACCGCAGGAGCAGGACAGCCCCCGCTGAAGACGGGCGTCCAGTCCCCCAACTGCACCCGACCGGGGATCCCAATGCTCCCTGGATGCTGGCCAACGACACACCGGACGCCGAACCGGAGGAGTACATCACCGAGGGTTCAAGGTCGGGAGAGCGGAACACCGAGATCTCTGATGAGAACCTGAAGCGGCTGGACGAAGCCGCAAAGGCCCGCCAGCAGGCGATCGACGCGGACCGGCAACCGCACAGAGACCGCAAGGCCGCCAAGGACACGTACGAGGCGAACAAGACTTCCGAGAACAAGCAGAAGTTCGAGGAAGCAGACGCGAAGCACAGCCCGCTGCACGGAAAGATGACTCGAGCGAGCGAGGACTACGGCGAGGCAGTCGCCGAGTTCCACGCCATGCCCCGGCACTTCCCCGATCACACCCGGATCGACGATCGAGCGACCGGCAACAATCGTTTCGACCAGATATGGGTCGATCCAAACACCGACCCGCCCGAGTTCGTCGTCGTGGAGGCGAAGGGGTCAGCCCAAGCCGACCTCGGCGACCGCCGCGGCATCCCGCCCGTCGGCGTGGCGGGCGAGACCGATACACCGCAGAACGTCGGCCAGGATCAGAGCGGCAGAAACGCCGACGGCGACCAGACCGCACAGGACGACCCGCGTCCTGGAGCGGCGAAGGTGAGGCAAGGCACTCGGGCTTACTTCGAGACGATTCTGCACGAGATGCGCAGTCGTTCGATGAGGGTGCTCAACGACCCGAAGGCGACCGCTGCCCAAATGCAGGCGGCTGCCGACGAAGCGCGGTTGGCGCAGCAGCTGAGAACAGCCTTGGAAGCAGGGCGCGTCACGTACGTCCTCGTCAAGGGCCACTCCGACGGCGAGCGGCACAATGGCTACGAGATGCACCAGTTCGACATCAGAACGCAAGAGGAGAAAGACGCGGACAATGCTCAAGATCCCGAGGCATGA